A section of the Citrus sinensis cultivar Valencia sweet orange chromosome 8, DVS_A1.0, whole genome shotgun sequence genome encodes:
- the LOC107175365 gene encoding receptor kinase-like protein Xa21: protein MSLFSALVNCKSLKVIALAENPVDGVLPSSIGNLSVSVEEIYMYKCNIHGRIPKEIGNLINLTTLSLGDNNLSGSLPITLGRLKKLQGLDLQNNKFEGPIPQEFCHFSRLYVVYLNRNKLSGSIPSCLGDLNSLRILSLSSNELTSVIPSTFWNLEDILGFDFSSNSLNGSLPLEIENLKAVVDIYLSRNNLSGNIPSTIIGLKNLQHLSLEHNKLQGPIPESFGELVSLEFLDLSNNDLSGVIPASLEKLLYLKSLNLSFNKLVGEIPRGGAFANFSAESFIGNDLLCGSPYLHVPLCKSSPHKKSRKQVILLGVVLPLSTVFIVTVILVLTFGLITRCCKRRSTEVSHIKAGMSPQVMWRRYSHDELLRATDQFSEENLIGIGSYGSVYKGRFPDGIEVAIKVFHLQREGALNSFDAECEILKTIRHRNLVKIISSCTNHNFKALVLEYMPKGSLEDCMYASNFNLDIFQRLGIMIDVASALEYLHFGHSNPIVHCDIKPSNVLLDDSMVAHLSDFGIAKLLSEEDSMKQTQTLATIGYIAPEYGREGQVSIKGDVYNYGIMLMEVFTGMKPTNEFFTGEMSIKRWINDSLPAVMNIMDTNLLSEDEEHANVAKQSCASSVLSLAMECTSESPENRVNTKEIISRLIKIRDLLFANIEMV, encoded by the exons ATGAGCTTATTTTCTGCTTTGGTAAACTGCAAGAGTTTAAAAGTGATTGCTTTGGCGGAAAATCCTGTGGATGGTGTCCTTCCAAGTTCCATAGGTAATCTTTCTGTTTCTGTGGAAGAAATCTACATGTACAAATGTAACATTCACGGCAGGATTCCTAAAGAGATTGGCAACTTGATCAACTTGACAACGCTGAGTTTAGGAGACAATAATTTGAGTGGATCACTACCAATTACACTTGGTAGACTAAAGAAACTCCAAGGTTTGGatcttcaaaataataaatttgaaggaCCAATCCCACAGGAGTTCTGCCATTTCTCTAGACTCTATGTGGTTTACTTGAACCGCAACAAGCTTTCAGGATCAATCCCTTCATGCTTAGGTGATCTGAACTCTCTAAGGATACTCTCTCTGAGTTCAAATGAGTTGACTTCTGTCATACCTTCAACTTTTTGGAACCTTGAAGATATACTGGGCTTCGACTTTTCATCAAATTCTTTAAATGGGTCTCTTCCATTGGAGATTGAAAACCTGAAAGCTGTGGTAGACATATATTTGTCAAGGAATAATTTATCGGGGAATATCCCATCCACAATTATAGGCCTAAAAAATCTGCAACATCTTTCCTTGGAACACAATAAACTACAAGGTCCTATTCCAGAATCTTTTGGTGAGTTGGTCAGCTTGGAATTCTTGGATTTATCTAATAATGATCTTTCGGGTGTTATTCCTGCATCTTTGGAGAAACTCTTGTACCTCAAAAGTCTAAATCTCTCTTTCAACAAACTAGTAGGGGAGATTCCCAGAGGAGGAGCTTTTGCAAACTTCTCAGCTGAATCATTTATAGGAAATGATTTGTTGTGTGGTTCACCCTATCTGCACGTTCCACTATGCAAAAGTAGTCCTCATAAAAAATCAAGGAAACAAGTTATTCTCCTAGGAGTTGTTTTGCCTTTGAGCACTGTGTTCATTGTTACGGTCATACTGGTTCTTACATTTGGATTGATCACCAGATGTTGTAAAAGAAGAAGCACAGAGGTTTCGCACATTAAAGCTGGTATGTCACCACAAGTGATGTGGAGAAGATACTCACATGATGAGCTTTTGCGAGCAACGGATCAATTTAGTGAAGAAAACCTCATTGGGATTGGAAGTTATGGCTCGGTTTATAAAGGCAGATTTCCAGATGGGATTGAGGTTGCAATAAAGGTATTTCACTTACAACGGGAAGGAGCATTAAATAGTTTCGATGCGGAatgtgaaatattaaaaactattCGCCATAGAAACTTGGTCAAAATTATCAGCAGTTGtacaaatcataatttcaaagcATTGGTACTAGAGTACATGCCCAAAGGGAGTCTGGAGGATTGTATGTACGCTAgcaattttaatttggatATTTTTCAGAGATTGGGCATAATGATAGATGTTGCATCAGCTTTAGAATATCTCCATTTTGGTCATTCCAATCCTATTGTCCATTGCGATATAAAGCCTAGCAACGTATTGTTGGACGACAGTATGGTTGCACATTTGAGTGATTTTGGGATTGCAAAGCTCTTAAGTGAAGAAGACTCTatgaaacaaacacaaacactCGCCACAATAGGTTACATTGCACCAG AGTATGGAAGAGAGGGACAAGTATCAATAAAAGGTGATGTGTACAACTATGGGATTATGTTGATGGAAGTATTTACAGGAATGAAACCCACAAACGAATTTTTTACTGGAGAAATGAGCATAAAGCGTTGGATTAACGACTCGTTACCTGCGGTGATGAATATCATGGATACAAATCTACTGAGTGAAGATGAAGAACACGCTAATGTTGCAAAGCAGTCATGTGCATCATCTGTTTTGAGTTTAGCAATGGAGTGTACAAGCGAATCACCTGAGAATAGGGTCAacacaaaagaaattataagcAGACtcataaaaattagagacttaTTATTTGCCAATATTGAAATGGTCTGA